One stretch of Streptomyces hygroscopicus DNA includes these proteins:
- a CDS encoding peptide ABC transporter ATPase → MTPAPDTAPASAAGSPDSPDSPDDVLTVRKLDVAVGGRKLVEDVDFTIRAGERVGLIGESGSGKSLTALSVMGLLPEELRATGSVRLAGVGHDLVGADEARMSRVRGKEIAMVFQEPMTALNPTMKVGRQIAEVLLIHRTRPDRASARAAAVELLDQVGLPDPAVAADAYPHQFSGGQRQRVVLAIALANDPALLVCDEPTTALDVTVQARVLDLIVRGVQDRRSAMLFITHDLPVVATACERVMVMYGGRVVESGPVREVFTRPRHRYTQGLIGASDLTVVDDRGRLVTIGGSVPPAGQFPAGCVFRNRCAQATEVCATRPEWVATGPDSGYACFHPVSESGAPGTGTPTNQEAGHG, encoded by the coding sequence ATGACCCCGGCACCTGACACGGCACCGGCCTCCGCAGCGGGCTCCCCCGACTCTCCCGACTCGCCCGATGACGTATTGACCGTGCGGAAACTCGACGTCGCGGTCGGCGGCCGCAAGCTCGTCGAGGACGTCGACTTCACCATCCGGGCGGGCGAACGGGTCGGCCTGATCGGCGAGTCGGGGTCGGGCAAGTCGCTGACCGCGCTGAGCGTCATGGGCCTGCTTCCCGAGGAGCTCCGGGCCACGGGTTCGGTGCGGCTCGCCGGAGTCGGCCACGACCTGGTGGGGGCCGACGAGGCGCGGATGTCCCGGGTGCGGGGCAAGGAGATCGCCATGGTCTTCCAGGAGCCCATGACCGCTCTGAACCCCACGATGAAGGTCGGGCGGCAGATCGCCGAGGTACTGCTGATCCACCGGACCAGGCCCGACCGCGCGTCCGCTCGCGCCGCCGCCGTGGAACTCCTCGACCAGGTGGGACTGCCCGATCCCGCGGTCGCCGCCGACGCCTACCCGCACCAGTTCTCCGGCGGCCAGCGGCAACGGGTGGTGCTGGCCATCGCCCTCGCGAACGACCCCGCGCTGCTGGTCTGCGACGAACCCACCACCGCACTCGACGTCACGGTGCAGGCGCGAGTGCTCGACCTGATCGTGCGGGGCGTCCAGGACCGCAGGTCGGCCATGCTCTTCATCACCCACGACCTGCCCGTGGTGGCCACCGCCTGCGAGCGGGTCATGGTCATGTACGGCGGGCGGGTGGTCGAGTCCGGCCCGGTCAGGGAGGTGTTCACGCGCCCCCGGCACCGCTACACCCAGGGTCTGATCGGCGCCTCCGACCTGACCGTGGTCGACGACCGAGGCCGGCTGGTCACCATCGGCGGGTCGGTTCCGCCCGCGGGACAGTTCCCCGCAGGATGCGTCTTCAGAAACAGATGCGCCCAGGCCACCGAGGTGTGCGCCACCCGGCCGGAATGGGTCGCGACCGGGCCGGACTCCGGCTACGCCTGCTTCCACCCGGTGTCCGAGAGCGGCGCACCCGGGACCGGCACCCCCACGAACCAGGAGGCCGGCCATGGCTGA
- a CDS encoding diguanylate cyclase has protein sequence MAEQPTSAPRAPGRGTGPADAISVRDVTRDYRRPRTSLRHPSPPVHALRGVSFAVPPGQRFGIVGESGCGKSTLLRILAGLDRPTSGSVAIDGRDITGLRERQLRFVRERLQLVFQDPMSSLDPRMRVGDIVAEPLVAQGHGNRRERVSELLEAVGLRADAADRYPHQFSGGQRQRISIARALAPRPKIIVADEPVSALDVSVRAQVLNLIADLVDELSLTLVFVSHDLSVVRHVCDRVAVMHNGQIVETGATEQVYEDPQHSYTRRLISAVPTLGKALSGVSAADLNREYQP, from the coding sequence ATGGCTGAGCAGCCGACCAGCGCCCCCCGTGCCCCCGGGCGGGGGACCGGCCCGGCGGATGCCATCAGCGTCCGCGACGTCACCCGCGACTACCGGCGACCTCGTACCTCGCTGCGCCACCCCAGCCCGCCGGTGCACGCGCTGCGCGGCGTCAGCTTCGCCGTCCCGCCGGGGCAACGGTTCGGCATCGTGGGCGAGTCGGGGTGCGGCAAGTCGACCCTGCTGCGGATTCTGGCCGGGCTCGACCGCCCCACCAGCGGCAGCGTCGCGATCGACGGCCGGGACATCACCGGGCTCCGGGAGAGACAGCTCCGGTTCGTCCGCGAGCGGCTCCAGCTCGTGTTCCAGGACCCGATGAGTTCGCTGGATCCGCGCATGCGCGTCGGCGACATCGTGGCCGAGCCGCTCGTCGCACAGGGTCACGGGAACCGCCGCGAGCGGGTGTCCGAGCTGCTCGAGGCCGTCGGCCTGCGAGCCGACGCGGCGGACCGGTATCCGCACCAGTTCTCCGGCGGTCAGCGGCAGCGCATCTCGATCGCGCGCGCTCTGGCCCCCCGCCCGAAGATCATCGTGGCCGATGAGCCGGTGAGCGCCCTGGACGTGTCCGTACGGGCCCAGGTCCTCAACCTCATCGCCGACCTCGTCGACGAGTTGTCCCTCACGCTGGTCTTCGTCTCCCACGACCTGTCCGTGGTCCGCCATGTGTGCGACCGGGTCGCGGTCATGCACAACGGGCAGATCGTGGAGACCGGGGCCACCGAGCAGGTGTACGAGGACCCGCAACATTCCTACACACGCAGGCTGATCTCCGCCGTTCCCACTCTGGGCAAGGCACTGTCCGGAGTGTCGGCGGCCGACCTCAACCGGGAGTACCAACCGTGA
- a CDS encoding 3-oxoacyl-ACP reductase yields the protein MQAKDRTDAVDAYSGLFRLDGRRAVVVGAGSGIGRESALALAAHGATVVCADRDLTAATESASMGPGLSPYALDVLDGEAVARAAEELGPVDVLVFTAATNVRKHLLDYTAEEFDRVVALNLRASFDLVRAFGRGMAERGRGSIIGFSSIRAVAVEPGQGVYAATKAGLVQMLRTAAAELGPSGVRVNTVAPGVVDTPLTAQIRAVPEWSEAYAAKSALGRWSRPDELAGAVVYLASDASSFVTGSQLFVDGGWTAIDGRYTPPN from the coding sequence ATGCAAGCAAAGGACCGCACCGATGCGGTGGACGCGTACTCCGGCCTGTTCCGGCTCGACGGCCGCAGGGCTGTCGTGGTGGGCGCGGGCAGTGGGATCGGCCGCGAGAGCGCCTTGGCCCTCGCCGCGCACGGGGCCACGGTGGTGTGCGCCGACCGTGATCTGACGGCGGCCACGGAGTCGGCGTCGATGGGGCCGGGCCTGTCGCCGTACGCCCTCGATGTGCTCGACGGCGAGGCGGTCGCGCGTGCCGCCGAGGAGCTCGGACCCGTCGATGTGCTCGTCTTCACCGCCGCGACGAACGTGCGCAAGCACCTGCTCGACTACACGGCGGAGGAGTTCGACCGGGTCGTGGCGCTCAATCTGCGTGCGTCCTTCGACCTGGTGCGGGCGTTCGGCCGCGGCATGGCCGAACGCGGCAGGGGAAGCATCATCGGCTTCAGCTCGATCCGCGCGGTGGCCGTCGAACCGGGGCAGGGGGTGTACGCGGCCACGAAGGCCGGTCTCGTCCAGATGCTGCGGACCGCGGCGGCCGAGCTGGGACCGTCGGGCGTGCGGGTGAACACCGTCGCCCCGGGCGTCGTGGACACACCGCTGACCGCGCAGATCAGGGCCGTACCGGAATGGTCCGAGGCCTATGCGGCGAAGAGCGCCCTGGGCCGCTGGTCCCGGCCCGACGAGCTGGCCGGCGCCGTCGTCTACCTCGCGTCGGACGCGTCATCCTTCGTCACCGGGAGCCAGCTCTTCGTGGACGGAGGCTGGACGGCGATCGACGGACGCTATACGCCGCCCAACTGA
- a CDS encoding peptide ABC transporter, translating to MIVRLAQRIAILLASLAVSSVLVFAFMAVLPGDPARVALGTSASDTAVAQLREQFGLNRPLVEQYLSWIHGLVTFDPGNSYISHAPIGPQISDRLQVTLWLVGTGMVIACIVAIPMGMVMAVRHRRPSGLILSALSQIGVAVPAFLAGILLITVFAVGLGWLPANGWTPPVEDPVLFLKQLVLPALSLGVVQGAVLTRYVRSAVLDVLREDYLRTARAKGLRPTQALLRHGLRNAAVPVVTVLALQLATLLVGAVVIERVFVIPGLGSLLLDSVSNRDLILVQDVVMIIATAVLLVNFLVDIIYLLIDPRLRVGAS from the coding sequence ATGATCGTCCGTCTGGCGCAGCGGATCGCGATCCTCCTGGCCAGCCTTGCCGTGAGCTCCGTCCTGGTGTTCGCGTTCATGGCGGTCCTGCCGGGGGATCCGGCGCGCGTCGCACTCGGCACCAGCGCCTCGGACACCGCGGTGGCGCAACTGCGCGAGCAGTTCGGGCTCAACCGGCCGCTCGTGGAGCAGTACCTGAGCTGGATCCACGGACTGGTGACCTTCGACCCGGGCAACTCCTACATCTCCCACGCGCCGATCGGCCCGCAGATCTCCGACCGTCTCCAGGTCACCCTGTGGCTGGTCGGCACCGGGATGGTGATCGCCTGCATCGTGGCGATTCCCATGGGCATGGTCATGGCCGTGCGGCACCGCAGGCCGTCCGGGCTCATCCTCTCGGCCCTGTCCCAGATCGGCGTGGCCGTCCCGGCCTTCCTCGCGGGCATCCTCCTGATCACCGTGTTCGCGGTGGGGCTCGGGTGGCTGCCGGCGAACGGCTGGACACCGCCGGTCGAGGATCCGGTCCTCTTCCTCAAGCAGCTGGTGCTGCCCGCGCTGTCCCTCGGCGTGGTGCAGGGGGCAGTGCTCACCCGCTATGTCCGCAGCGCCGTGCTCGATGTCCTCAGGGAGGACTATCTGCGCACCGCTCGGGCCAAGGGACTCCGCCCGACGCAGGCGCTGCTGCGGCACGGCCTGCGGAACGCGGCGGTGCCCGTGGTCACCGTCCTGGCGCTGCAACTCGCCACGCTGCTGGTGGGCGCCGTCGTCATCGAACGGGTCTTTGTCATCCCCGGGCTCGGGAGCCTGCTGCTGGACAGCGTCTCCAACCGCGACCTCATCCTGGTGCAGGACGTGGTCATGATCATCGCAACGGCGGTGCTGCTCGTGAACTTCCTGGTGGACATCATCTATCTGCTGATCGACCCGCGACTGAGGGTGGGTGCGTCATGA
- a CDS encoding aldehyde dehydrogenase has translation MTTHAEPAGESPVAREFPEGLPIGDTWVEAPATEDVRFPYDGTLVARAPIGDTALARHAVDAALAIRERVGRLPSHVRRAALLATHEAVGSRRADFERLLVLETGKPLVDCRVEVDRTLLTLLTAAEEVARLHGETVPLDLLPSGEGLLGFWTRKPIGVVVGIAGFNYPLLLAAHKIAPALAAGCPIIAKPAPQTPLATLWLVHLLREALRAGGAPQAAVQLVTGGPEVGIALTTDRRIGAVSFTGSAAVGHQIARDAAPTKVLLELGSNAALVVAADADLDAAADAVVRGGYYASGQACISVQRVIVVDSVRKEFVARLTERVAQVAVGDPRDPQTRVSALIDKRSTERVRAWLAEAVEAGASLVAGGSVTDGVIEPALLLDVDRALAVWDEEVFGPVVAVRSVPDLETAFDLVNDSRYGLHASVYTSALDTAFAALDRLEVGGVVVNEVPGFRSDVMPYGGVKDSGAGREGPRFAIEELTVTRMAVIRPTTTKP, from the coding sequence GTGACGACCCATGCCGAACCCGCCGGCGAAAGCCCCGTGGCGAGGGAGTTTCCCGAGGGTCTTCCCATCGGTGACACCTGGGTGGAGGCACCCGCCACCGAGGACGTCCGTTTCCCCTACGACGGGACGCTCGTCGCACGGGCGCCGATCGGGGACACCGCCCTCGCCCGCCACGCGGTCGACGCGGCCCTCGCGATCCGCGAGCGCGTCGGCCGGCTCCCCTCGCACGTACGCAGGGCGGCGCTGCTCGCGACGCACGAGGCGGTCGGTTCCCGGCGCGCGGACTTCGAGCGGCTCCTCGTCCTGGAGACCGGCAAGCCGCTGGTCGACTGCCGGGTCGAGGTGGACCGCACCCTGCTGACCCTGCTCACGGCGGCCGAGGAAGTGGCCCGGCTGCACGGGGAGACGGTGCCGCTGGACCTGCTGCCGTCGGGGGAGGGGCTGCTCGGCTTCTGGACCCGCAAGCCGATTGGCGTGGTGGTGGGCATCGCGGGCTTCAACTACCCGCTGCTGCTCGCCGCGCACAAGATCGCGCCGGCGCTGGCCGCCGGCTGCCCGATCATCGCCAAGCCCGCCCCGCAGACCCCGCTGGCCACCCTGTGGCTGGTGCACCTCCTCCGTGAGGCCCTGCGCGCCGGCGGTGCGCCACAGGCCGCGGTGCAGCTGGTGACCGGGGGCCCCGAGGTGGGCATCGCGCTGACCACCGACCGCCGGATCGGAGCGGTGTCCTTCACCGGTTCCGCCGCCGTCGGCCACCAGATCGCCCGGGACGCGGCACCCACCAAGGTGCTGCTCGAACTCGGCTCCAACGCCGCCCTGGTGGTGGCCGCCGACGCCGACCTCGACGCCGCCGCCGACGCGGTGGTGCGCGGCGGGTACTACGCGTCGGGCCAGGCGTGCATCAGCGTGCAGCGGGTCATCGTGGTGGACTCCGTGCGGAAGGAGTTCGTGGCCCGCCTGACGGAGCGAGTGGCCCAGGTGGCCGTGGGCGATCCCCGTGATCCGCAGACGCGTGTCTCGGCACTCATCGACAAGCGGTCGACCGAGCGGGTGCGCGCGTGGCTGGCCGAGGCGGTGGAGGCGGGGGCGTCGCTGGTGGCCGGAGGATCGGTCACCGATGGTGTGATCGAGCCCGCCCTGCTGCTCGATGTGGACCGCGCCCTCGCCGTCTGGGACGAGGAAGTGTTCGGCCCCGTGGTCGCCGTACGGTCAGTCCCCGATCTGGAGACTGCCTTCGACCTGGTCAACGACTCGCGCTACGGACTGCACGCGAGCGTCTACACCAGCGCCCTGGACACCGCGTTCGCCGCTCTCGACCGCCTGGAGGTGGGCGGAGTGGTGGTCAATGAGGTTCCCGGTTTCCGTTCCGATGTCATGCCGTACGGCGGTGTGAAGGACTCCGGGGCCGGACGGGAGGGCCCGAGGTTCGCCATCGAAGAGCTCACCGTGACCCGTATGGCAGTGATCCGTCCGACGACAACGAAGCCGTGA
- a CDS encoding peptide ABC transporter permease, producing the protein MSVPDTEAAVASVAPEGRRRRRPVPGSLLVGALIVVVVLGMALLSFVWTPHDPTLVNPAARLETPSSEYWFGTDKFGRDVFSQIMMGSRTTLFVGFVAVGVAALVGVPLGIVAGMAPGWFGELLMRGNDLILAFPALLLTIMFSAVYGAGTLVAMVAIGIASIPHFARLIRGGTLQVMRTEYVIAARAAGRGPFAIALRHVLPNVSGLVIVQASVGFAIAVLAEAALSFLGFGTPPPTPSWGRMLQESQEMLSIAPRLAVFPGIAIAVAVLGFNLLGDGLRDRFDPKMEDRR; encoded by the coding sequence ATGAGTGTTCCGGACACGGAAGCCGCTGTCGCGTCCGTGGCGCCCGAGGGCCGTCGGCGGCGCCGCCCGGTGCCGGGCAGCCTCCTGGTGGGCGCTCTCATCGTCGTGGTCGTACTCGGCATGGCGCTGCTGTCCTTCGTGTGGACCCCGCACGATCCGACGCTGGTGAACCCCGCGGCACGGCTGGAGACGCCGTCGTCGGAGTACTGGTTCGGCACGGACAAATTCGGCCGCGACGTGTTCAGCCAGATCATGATGGGCTCGCGCACCACGCTGTTCGTCGGCTTCGTGGCGGTGGGGGTCGCCGCCCTGGTCGGAGTGCCCCTCGGCATCGTCGCCGGAATGGCGCCCGGCTGGTTCGGCGAGCTGCTCATGCGCGGCAACGACCTGATTCTCGCCTTCCCGGCGCTCCTGCTGACCATCATGTTCTCCGCCGTGTACGGTGCCGGCACGCTGGTCGCGATGGTCGCCATCGGCATCGCGTCCATCCCCCATTTCGCCCGGCTGATCCGCGGCGGCACGCTGCAGGTCATGCGGACCGAATACGTCATCGCCGCGCGCGCGGCGGGCCGCGGGCCGTTCGCGATCGCCCTGCGGCATGTCCTGCCCAACGTCAGCGGTCTCGTCATCGTGCAGGCGTCGGTCGGATTCGCCATCGCCGTACTCGCCGAAGCCGCGCTGTCGTTCCTGGGCTTCGGAACCCCGCCCCCCACACCGTCCTGGGGCCGGATGCTGCAGGAGAGCCAGGAGATGCTGTCGATCGCTCCCCGGCTCGCCGTGTTTCCGGGCATCGCGATCGCGGTGGCGGTGCTCGGATTCAATCTGCTCGGTGACGGCCTGCGCGACCGCTTCGACCCCAAGATGGAGGACCGCCGATGA